A DNA window from Chitinibacter fontanus contains the following coding sequences:
- a CDS encoding phosphatase PAP2 family protein: protein MRAHSRRFYLSHFGLTLLFAAILLGWYPQTQWDVAIASFYYDPALHAFPLKNNFFLSGVMHSGLRSALWFIPLALIGVLLWSRVTPELQIHRRRISWLLLGMACATLVVSVLKKMSIHACPWDLQMFGGYAPLLPLFADLPAGISPGRCFPGGHASGGFALFAFYFALRDDAPKLAYLSLVIAVLLGMAMGWTQMMRGAHFLSHNLWTMWWTWMVLLVLYIVFPPLAAKKENLEVPA, encoded by the coding sequence ATGCGCGCGCACTCTCGTCGTTTTTATCTATCGCATTTCGGTTTAACGCTGTTATTTGCTGCAATCTTGCTGGGCTGGTACCCCCAAACACAGTGGGATGTGGCGATTGCGTCGTTTTACTACGATCCCGCTTTGCATGCTTTTCCGCTGAAAAATAATTTCTTTCTCTCCGGGGTGATGCACAGCGGCTTGCGGAGCGCTCTGTGGTTTATTCCACTGGCATTAATTGGCGTCTTGCTTTGGTCGCGCGTCACTCCAGAATTGCAAATACATCGTCGCCGAATCAGCTGGCTATTGCTGGGCATGGCTTGTGCCACGCTAGTTGTTTCTGTGCTGAAAAAAATGAGTATTCACGCGTGCCCATGGGATTTGCAAATGTTTGGTGGGTATGCCCCTTTATTGCCACTATTTGCGGATTTGCCAGCTGGCATTAGCCCGGGACGTTGTTTTCCCGGCGGCCATGCCTCGGGTGGATTTGCTTTATTTGCGTTTTATTTTGCACTGCGTGATGACGCCCCTAAGCTGGCATACCTGAGTTTAGTGATTGCTGTGCTGCTGGGTATGGCAATGGGATGGACGCAAATGATGCGTGGGGCACATTTCTTATCACACAATCTATGGACAATGTGGTGGACTTGGATGGTACTGCTCGTGCTGTACATCGTATTCCCACCGCTGGCTGCGAAGAAAGAGAATCTGGAGGTGCCCGCATGA
- a CDS encoding sensor histidine kinase encodes MPRMSLRRRISLAFAILIFGSLLAMAVSLLLSAEERQEELIDEVVNSTLNQIEARWPITGQLVLPKNLYFYHAPIGQTPKALPFEIARFAVGNAEFYERGHEYHVGVREHAGMRLYLLYDTHDHQERLQDIYLGVMVAVLVLTALGLVMGVFFSGSILRQLSALTHAVQHNLPLDLAVLRDQEVAILATAVSDSRAQMAAVLQRERDFTAHAGHELRTPLTTIRTSAELLRELADLSEANLARVANIEAAADEMQARLTALLFLARDLRAMQIGPVNLARAINDVLAHFAAEKPHIQRRNSVPPQVQIAADPQLLSMLLDNVLGNALRYTQTGEIVICWQNGVLRISDTGLGFEDVESARLFEPFERASTMPDGFGLGLAIVQRICDAMAWQCALQSRPGVGTEMRIQIPIHDWPLTKNSQ; translated from the coding sequence ATGCCCCGTATGAGTTTGCGTCGGCGTATTTCACTGGCTTTTGCCATCTTGATTTTTGGCTCGCTGTTAGCCATGGCGGTGTCATTACTGCTGTCGGCTGAAGAGCGGCAAGAAGAGTTAATCGACGAAGTGGTTAATAGCACGCTCAATCAAATTGAGGCGCGCTGGCCGATTACTGGCCAATTAGTTTTGCCGAAAAATTTATATTTCTATCATGCGCCAATCGGGCAAACGCCCAAGGCTTTGCCGTTTGAAATCGCCCGTTTCGCGGTAGGCAATGCGGAGTTTTACGAGCGTGGACACGAGTACCACGTAGGCGTGCGTGAACATGCTGGTATGCGTTTATATCTGCTTTACGATACGCATGACCATCAGGAGCGTCTGCAGGATATTTACCTTGGCGTTATGGTGGCCGTGCTGGTGCTGACGGCCTTGGGTTTGGTGATGGGGGTGTTTTTCTCGGGTAGTATCTTGCGCCAGCTTTCCGCATTAACGCATGCGGTGCAGCATAATTTACCCCTTGATCTGGCGGTGTTGCGCGATCAGGAAGTTGCGATTTTGGCGACTGCCGTTAGTGATTCACGCGCCCAAATGGCGGCTGTTTTGCAGCGCGAACGTGATTTTACCGCTCATGCTGGACATGAGTTACGCACCCCGCTCACCACTATCCGCACAAGTGCCGAGCTACTGCGTGAACTGGCCGATTTATCTGAGGCCAATTTGGCGCGCGTGGCCAATATTGAAGCTGCGGCCGACGAAATGCAGGCCCGACTGACTGCGCTGCTTTTTTTAGCTCGTGATTTGCGCGCGATGCAAATTGGCCCAGTTAATTTGGCGCGAGCGATCAACGATGTTTTGGCACACTTTGCTGCGGAAAAACCGCACATTCAGCGTCGTAATTCTGTGCCGCCACAAGTACAAATTGCGGCCGACCCACAGTTGTTATCGATGTTGCTCGATAATGTACTGGGCAATGCTCTGCGCTACACTCAGACGGGCGAGATTGTAATTTGCTGGCAAAATGGGGTTTTGCGCATCAGCGATACAGGCTTAGGGTTTGAAGATGTTGAATCTGCCCGCTTGTTTGAGCCTTTTGAGCGCGCTAGTACGATGCCTGACGGGTTTGGCTTGGGCTTGGCGATTGTGCAGCGGATTTGTGATGCAATGGCTTGGCAATGTGCCTTGCAAAGTCGTCCAGGTGTCGGTACAGAAATGCGAATTCAAATCCCGATTCATGATTGGCCGCTCACAAAAAACTCACAATAA
- a CDS encoding response regulator transcription factor, giving the protein MSARILIIEDDPQISANIYDYLTAKGFTPDAAPNPAVALHLLSHSKFDLIVLDLGLPGMGGLNLAQQIRQVLGLTLPMIILTARDTLDDKQAGFDAGADDYMLKPFSLKELEMRINAQLRRAKGFAAVARLRFGLIEFESRTGEVFWQGKPLKLAPKTVLLLQTLLAQPQTLFSREQLERAVWGSEQDSSDALRYHLSQLRKALTLPDGSSPIQTIHGRGYMLISHGE; this is encoded by the coding sequence ATGAGTGCCAGAATCCTGATCATTGAAGATGACCCCCAGATCAGCGCCAATATTTACGATTACCTCACAGCCAAAGGCTTTACACCCGATGCGGCACCCAACCCCGCGGTAGCCTTACATTTATTAAGTCACAGCAAGTTTGATCTCATTGTGCTCGATTTGGGTTTACCCGGCATGGGTGGATTGAACCTGGCACAACAGATTCGGCAGGTGCTGGGTTTGACCTTGCCGATGATTATTCTAACTGCACGCGATACTCTGGACGATAAACAGGCAGGGTTTGACGCCGGTGCCGATGATTACATGCTCAAACCGTTTTCATTGAAAGAGCTGGAGATGCGGATTAATGCCCAGCTACGACGTGCCAAAGGTTTTGCCGCCGTAGCGCGTTTACGTTTTGGGCTTATCGAGTTTGAAAGTCGAACCGGTGAAGTGTTTTGGCAAGGCAAACCGCTGAAATTGGCGCCGAAAACCGTGCTGTTGCTACAAACTTTACTAGCCCAGCCGCAAACCTTGTTTAGCCGGGAGCAATTAGAGCGGGCGGTATGGGGGAGTGAGCAAGATAGCAGTGATGCGTTGCGCTATCACTTATCGCAGCTACGTAAAGCGCTTACGCTGCCCGATGGCTCTAGCCCGATTCAAACTATCCACGGTCGTGGATATATGCTGATTAGTCATGGTGAGTAA